In one Alnus glutinosa chromosome 14, dhAlnGlut1.1, whole genome shotgun sequence genomic region, the following are encoded:
- the LOC133857699 gene encoding uncharacterized protein LOC133857699, producing the protein MKSDTLTLFLVNLAGIMESADETLLPAVYKEVGAALHTDPTGLGSLTLFRSIVQSSCYPLGAYLALRHNRAHVIALGAFLWAAATFLVAISSTFFQVAVSRGLTGIGLAIVIPSIQSLIADSTDDSSRGTAFGWLHLTGNLGSIIGGFSSVLVASTVVMGIPGWRIAFLVVAFASVIVGILVRLFAKDPLFSNTRVIHNHKHFWSDFKELIQEAKSVMRIPSFQIIVAQGVSGSLPGSALTFAPMWLELIGFSHGKTALLWGILSIGFSLGGLFGGKMGDILAKRLPNSGRIILSQISSGSAVPLAAILLLVLPHDPSTAFMHGLVLFIVGFFVSWNAAATNNPIFAEIVPEKSRTSIYALDQAFETIPASFAPTVVGILAQHVYGYKLIPKGSLNAAEIETDRQNAASLAKALYAAVGIPMAICCFIYSFLYCTYPRDRERARMNASIESEMQRLEANSKVEKSLELGDNDENSTLLSSFHTNLNI; encoded by the exons ATGAAATCAGATActttgacattatttttggtAAATCTAGCGGGAATTATGGAGAGTGCTGATGAGACGTTGTTGCCAGCGGTGTATAAGGAGGTAGGGGCTGCTCTGCACACAGACCCAACTGGTTTGGGCTCGCTGACTCTGTTTCGATCCATAGTGCAGTCTTCTTGCTACCCACTAGGCGCTTACCTGGCTCTGCGTCACAACCGCGCTCACGTCATTGCCCTCGGCGCTTTTCTCTGGGCCGCTGCCACCTTCCTCGTCGCCATCTCTTCTACATTCTTCCAG GTTGCAGTCTCCCGAGGTTTAACCGGAATCGGACTTGCCATTGTCATACCTTCTATTCAGTCCCTCATCGCCGACTCAACTGATGATAGCAGTCGTGGTACAGCTTTTGGATGGTTACATCTAACAGGAAACCTTGGCTCCATCATTGGTGGATTCTCTTCTGTTCTTGTAGCCTCAACAGTTGTCATGGGCATACCTGGTTGGAGAATCGCTTTTCTTGTGGTGGCGTTTGCAAGTGTCATTGTTGGCATATTGGTCCGTCTCTTTGCAAAGGATCCACTCTTTTCCAATACTCGAGTTATTCATAATcataagcatttttggtcagaCTTTAAAGAGCTAATTCAAGAAGCAAAGTCAGTCATGAGAATCCCATCTTTTCAGATAATTGTGGCTCAAGGTGTTTCTGGATCATTACCTGGATCAGCTTTGACGTTCGCCCCCATGTGGCTGGAACTTATAGGCTTCTCCCATGGAAAAACGGCATTACTTTGGGGCATACTTTCAATTGGTTTTTCACTCGGAGGCCTGTTTGGTGGAAAGATGGGTGATATCCTTGCAAAACGCTTACCCAATTCGGGAAGAATTATTCTGTCGCAAATAAGCTCGGGTTCGGCTGTTCCTCTTGCTGCAATTTTGCTGCTAGTATTGCCTCATGATCCATCCACAGCATTCATGCATGGGCTGGTCTTATTCATTGTGGGATTTTTTGTATCCTGGAATGCTGCAGCAACTAACAA TCCCATATTTGCAGAGATAGTCCCTGAGAAGTCTCGTACGAGCATCTACGCTTTAGATCAAGCATTTGAGACCATACCAGCATCATTTGCTCCCACTGTAGTTGGCATTTTGGCACAGCATGTTTATGGTTATAAACTGATTCCGAAAGGGTCATTAAACGCCGCAGAGATTGAAACAGATAGACAAAATGCTGCATCGCTTGCCAAGGCACTCTACGCAGCCGTCGGCATCCCCATGGCAATCTGTTGCTTCATCTACTCCTTCCTATATTGTACATATCCAAGAGACCGTGAACGGGCAAGAATGAATGCATCGATAGAATCCGAAATGCAACGGCTAGAGGCAAATAGTAAAGTGGAAAAGAGCCTGGAGTTAGGTGACAATGATGAGAATTCAACTCTGCTTTCATCGTTTCATactaatttaaatatttaa